One part of the Desulfovibrio aminophilus DSM 12254 genome encodes these proteins:
- the dnaJ gene encoding molecular chaperone DnaJ yields the protein MAKRDYYEILGVSRTASEDEIKKAYRKLAFEFHPDRNQDDPEAETKFKEAAEAYEVLRDPEKRKRFDQFGHEGLGNGFSGFNSAEDIFGAFSDIFGEVFGFASASRGPRPRAGSDLRYDLTISFREAARGTEVELEIPMDTVCSTCKGTGAEPGTSPEVCRQCGGSGHVQQSQGFFRISVPCPVCHGQGRVITRYCPDCRGHGQVTETKQLHVRIPAGVDTGARLRLRGEGEAGRHGGPHGDLYVVITVEPDKTLRRQGQNLVASCEIDMVQAALGAKVEVPTLDETVTVDVPKGTQHGEVFRLRGLGLPHVGSTQKGDLLVEVRVRIPSRLNKRQEEILREFAEIESGKAVNKVQKLFKKTMDKVMGE from the coding sequence TGGCCAAGCGGGACTACTACGAAATCCTCGGCGTGTCCCGAACCGCCTCCGAGGACGAGATCAAGAAGGCTTACCGCAAGCTGGCGTTCGAATTCCATCCGGATCGCAACCAGGATGACCCGGAGGCGGAAACCAAGTTCAAGGAGGCCGCCGAGGCCTATGAAGTCCTGCGCGATCCGGAGAAGCGCAAGCGTTTCGACCAGTTCGGCCACGAGGGCTTGGGCAACGGCTTCTCCGGCTTCAACAGCGCCGAGGACATCTTCGGGGCCTTCAGCGACATCTTCGGCGAGGTCTTCGGCTTCGCCTCGGCCTCCCGCGGGCCCCGCCCTCGCGCCGGGTCCGACCTGCGGTACGACCTGACCATTTCCTTCCGCGAGGCGGCCCGGGGAACGGAGGTCGAACTGGAGATCCCCATGGACACGGTCTGCTCCACGTGCAAGGGCACGGGCGCCGAGCCGGGCACCTCGCCGGAGGTCTGCCGCCAGTGCGGCGGCAGCGGCCACGTGCAGCAGTCCCAGGGCTTCTTCCGCATTTCCGTGCCCTGTCCGGTGTGCCACGGCCAGGGGCGCGTCATCACCCGTTATTGCCCGGACTGCCGGGGACACGGCCAAGTGACCGAGACCAAGCAATTGCACGTGCGCATTCCCGCCGGTGTGGACACCGGGGCCAGACTGCGCCTGCGCGGCGAGGGCGAGGCCGGCCGCCACGGCGGCCCCCACGGCGACCTCTACGTGGTCATCACCGTGGAGCCGGATAAGACGTTGCGCCGTCAGGGCCAGAATCTCGTGGCTTCCTGCGAGATCGACATGGTCCAGGCGGCGCTCGGGGCCAAGGTCGAGGTGCCCACCCTGGACGAGACCGTGACCGTGGACGTGCCCAAGGGCACCCAGCACGGCGAGGTCTTCCGCCTGCGTGGACTGGGGCTGCCGCACGTGGGCAGCACCCAGAAGGGCGATCTGCTGGTTGAGGTGCGCGTGCGCATTCCCAGCCGTTTGAACAAGCGCCAGGAGGAGATCCTGCGTGAGTTCGCGGAGATCGAGTCCGGCAAGGCCGTGAACAAGGTCCAAAAGCTTTTCAAGAAGACCATGGACAAGGTCATGGGAGAGTAG
- the moaC gene encoding cyclic pyranopterin monophosphate synthase MoaC has translation MGEDFTHIAADGSARMVDVSDKRETVRVAIVRAHVAMSPATLDLLDRRALPKGDALNTARVAGILAAKKTADLIPLCHPLPLSFVDVRFGVNREANRVEVEAEARTRAQTGVEMEALLAAQVACATIYDMCKAVQKDMVIGDCRLVYKSGGKSGEFKAE, from the coding sequence GTGGGAGAGGACTTCACCCATATCGCCGCCGATGGGTCGGCCCGCATGGTCGATGTTTCGGACAAGCGCGAAACCGTCCGGGTGGCCATCGTCCGGGCGCATGTGGCCATGTCCCCCGCCACCCTGGATCTTCTGGATCGTCGGGCCCTGCCCAAGGGCGACGCCCTGAACACCGCCCGCGTGGCGGGCATCCTGGCGGCCAAGAAGACCGCCGACCTCATCCCGCTCTGCCACCCTCTGCCTCTGAGCTTCGTGGACGTGCGTTTCGGCGTGAACCGCGAGGCGAATAGGGTGGAGGTGGAGGCCGAGGCCCGCACTCGGGCCCAGACCGGGGTGGAGATGGAGGCCCTGCTGGCCGCCCAGGTGGCTTGCGCCACCATCTACGACATGTGCAAGGCGGTGCAGAAGGACATGGTCATCGGCGATTGCCGGTTGGTTTACAAATCCGGCGGCAAGAGCGGGGAGTTCAAGGCCGAATAG
- the hisF gene encoding imidazole glycerol phosphate synthase subunit HisF: MLSKRIIPCLDVRDGKLTKGVKFQGNVDIGDPVESARHYYEQGADEIVFYDITASAEGRGIFLDVVEKVASRIFIPFSVGGGINTLEDMRAVLLAGAEKVSVNSGAVKNPDVISQGAAAFGSQCVVLGMDVKRVPKSETIPSGFEVVIHGGRKPTGLDALEWARSGEALGAGEICLNSIDADGTKEGYDLELTRLMVRSVGIPVIASGGAGSPEHMADAFTQAGASAALIASIVHYGEYTIPQIKQHIATKGVKMRMVW, from the coding sequence ATGCTCAGTAAGAGGATCATCCCCTGCCTGGACGTGCGCGACGGCAAGCTGACCAAGGGCGTCAAATTCCAGGGTAACGTGGACATAGGCGACCCGGTGGAAAGCGCCCGCCACTACTACGAGCAGGGCGCCGACGAGATCGTCTTCTACGACATCACGGCCTCGGCCGAAGGCCGGGGCATCTTCCTGGACGTGGTGGAAAAGGTCGCCTCGCGGATCTTCATCCCCTTCTCCGTGGGCGGCGGCATCAACACCCTGGAGGACATGCGCGCCGTGCTCCTGGCCGGGGCCGAAAAGGTCTCCGTGAACTCCGGCGCGGTGAAGAACCCGGACGTGATCAGCCAGGGCGCGGCGGCCTTCGGTTCCCAGTGCGTGGTGCTGGGCATGGACGTGAAGCGCGTGCCGAAGAGCGAGACCATCCCCTCGGGCTTCGAGGTGGTCATCCACGGCGGGCGCAAACCCACCGGGCTGGACGCTCTGGAATGGGCCCGATCCGGAGAAGCCTTGGGCGCGGGCGAGATCTGCCTGAACTCCATTGATGCCGACGGCACCAAGGAGGGCTACGACCTGGAATTGACCCGGCTCATGGTCCGAAGCGTGGGCATCCCGGTCATCGCCTCCGGCGGCGCGGGCTCGCCCGAGCACATGGCCGACGCCTTCACCCAGGCCGGAGCCTCGGCGGCGCTCATCGCCTCCATCGTGCATTACGGCGAGTACACCATTCCACAGATCAAGCAGCACATCGCAACCAAGGGCGTGAAGATGCGCATGGTCTGGTGA
- the hisH gene encoding imidazole glycerol phosphate synthase subunit HisH, with protein sequence MLAILKYKAGNQTSVRRALDSLGIENTITADPAELEQAQGVIFPGVGAAGTAMDELVGEGLDAVLKSLIWQEKPLLGICVGCQILLDYSEENDTKALSVIPGECRLFNPSWTEDAEGRIPIKVPHMGWNSVQLRVDCELFRGIDPRSEFYFVHSYFPAPAEEYVIGQTVYGRPFCSVHGRRGLWAVQFHPEKSGWPGLQLLSNFADYCREAADAQ encoded by the coding sequence ATGCTCGCCATCCTCAAGTACAAGGCCGGCAACCAGACCAGCGTGCGCAGGGCTCTGGACTCCCTGGGCATCGAAAACACGATCACAGCCGATCCCGCCGAACTGGAGCAAGCCCAGGGGGTCATCTTCCCCGGCGTGGGCGCGGCCGGAACGGCGATGGATGAATTGGTGGGCGAGGGCTTGGACGCGGTCCTCAAGTCGCTCATCTGGCAGGAAAAACCTCTGCTCGGCATTTGCGTGGGCTGTCAGATTCTCCTGGACTACTCGGAGGAGAACGACACCAAGGCCCTCTCCGTGATCCCAGGCGAGTGCCGCCTGTTCAACCCGTCCTGGACCGAGGACGCCGAGGGCCGCATCCCCATCAAGGTACCGCACATGGGCTGGAACTCCGTGCAGTTGCGCGTCGACTGCGAACTGTTCCGGGGCATCGACCCGCGCAGCGAATTCTACTTCGTGCACAGCTATTTTCCGGCTCCCGCCGAGGAATACGTCATCGGCCAGACCGTCTACGGCCGCCCCTTCTGCTCAGTCCACGGACGACGCGGGCTCTGGGCCGTCCAGTTCCACCCCGAAAAAAGCGGCTGGCCCGGGCTCCAACTGCTCTCCAATTTCGCAGACTACTGCCGGGAGGCCGCCGATGCTCAGTAA